The Sporomusa termitida genome has a window encoding:
- a CDS encoding SagB/ThcOx family dehydrogenase, translating to MARQIGKEFMEQTKYKFATPSDQARGLPQPPVEMDIGNPGLVIDLPDHGAWQADISLTQAILQRTSVRTYAAKALSLTELSYLLWCTQGVKSIEPHLVTFRTVPSAGARHAFETYLLVNQVDGLEPGLYRFLAVDHQLAKVEVTGSAADIITEACLRQKFVKASAVTFIWTAAAYRMTYRYGQRGYRYLHLDAGHVCQNLYLAAAAVDCGVCAIAAFDDDKLNAALAIDGDNQFAVYVATVGKKA from the coding sequence ATGGCAAGGCAAATAGGCAAAGAGTTTATGGAGCAAACCAAGTACAAGTTTGCTACACCTTCCGATCAGGCCCGGGGTTTGCCACAGCCACCGGTGGAAATGGATATCGGTAACCCCGGCCTGGTGATCGATTTGCCAGACCATGGGGCATGGCAGGCTGATATTTCTCTAACCCAGGCAATTCTGCAAAGGACCAGTGTCCGTACTTATGCCGCAAAGGCATTGTCATTAACTGAGCTTTCCTATTTGCTGTGGTGTACACAAGGGGTTAAGTCGATTGAACCGCATTTGGTCACGTTCAGAACCGTACCTTCAGCCGGGGCAAGGCATGCTTTTGAGACATATTTGTTAGTGAATCAGGTTGACGGTCTGGAGCCGGGCCTATATAGGTTTTTAGCCGTCGATCATCAATTGGCCAAGGTAGAGGTCACAGGCAGTGCTGCTGATATAATTACTGAGGCCTGTTTGCGGCAAAAATTTGTTAAGGCAAGTGCGGTTACATTTATTTGGACGGCAGCTGCCTATCGCATGACCTATCGCTATGGGCAGCGCGGCTATCGGTATTTACACCTGGATGCCGGTCATGTCTGTCAGAACCTCTACCTGGCGGCAGCGGCAGTGGACTGTGGTGTTTGTGCAATTGCAGCTTTTGATGATGATAAACTTAATGCGGCCCTGGCTATCGATGGTGATAATCAGTTTGCGGTCTATGTAGCTACTGTTGGCAAAAAAGCATAA
- a CDS encoding methionine ABC transporter ATP-binding protein, with protein MISLTGLQKIYNGESGTVIALDHVSLNIKQGEIYGIIGKSGAGKSTLIRCINLLERPTAGQVFIAGQEMTALSEVQLRDARKSIGMIFQHFNLLSSRTVLDNVAFPLEIAGVGRTERVKKVLPLLELVGLSDKKDVYPAQLSGGQKQRVGIARALASQPKVLLCDEATSALDPQTTESILALLKDINRKLGLTIVLITHEMHVIKAICDQVAVIEAGRLVETGRVLDVFTRPQSDTAREFIKAVVNNKLPEALAEIVSDKPVAGSNLVVRLSFFGAATNEPVIAGLIRRFAVDVNIISGNIDHLQATPYGTLVIELSGQQEDIQSALRYLQARDLGTEVIGYVTRHAYAAG; from the coding sequence ATGATTTCATTAACAGGCTTACAAAAGATATATAACGGCGAGTCTGGTACGGTAATCGCCCTTGATCATGTATCTTTGAATATAAAGCAGGGAGAGATCTATGGCATTATTGGTAAAAGTGGCGCTGGGAAAAGCACTCTTATCCGCTGCATAAACCTGTTGGAACGTCCTACCGCCGGCCAGGTATTTATTGCTGGCCAGGAAATGACAGCGTTGTCAGAAGTGCAATTACGCGATGCCCGTAAAAGTATCGGCATGATTTTTCAGCATTTTAATCTGTTGTCTTCGCGCACAGTGCTCGACAATGTGGCTTTTCCCTTGGAGATTGCCGGTGTCGGTAGAACTGAACGGGTAAAAAAAGTACTGCCGCTGTTAGAGCTTGTTGGCTTATCTGACAAAAAAGATGTCTATCCGGCCCAGCTCAGCGGCGGGCAAAAACAGCGGGTCGGCATCGCCCGGGCTTTGGCAAGTCAGCCCAAAGTGCTGTTATGCGATGAAGCAACTTCAGCCCTTGACCCGCAGACGACAGAGTCAATTCTGGCTTTATTGAAAGATATTAATAGAAAATTGGGCTTAACGATTGTCCTGATTACCCATGAGATGCATGTAATTAAAGCAATCTGCGATCAAGTGGCTGTAATTGAAGCCGGCCGGCTTGTAGAAACCGGGAGGGTGCTTGATGTATTTACCAGGCCCCAGTCAGACACCGCCCGCGAGTTTATTAAAGCCGTAGTAAATAATAAATTGCCGGAAGCCCTGGCGGAGATTGTATCAGACAAGCCGGTTGCCGGCAGCAACCTGGTTGTGCGCTTATCTTTCTTCGGGGCGGCCACTAATGAACCGGTTATTGCCGGCCTGATCAGGCGTTTTGCCGTTGATGTCAACATTATCTCCGGTAATATTGACCATTTGCAGGCCACACCGTATGGCACGCTGGTTATAGAGTTGTCCGGCCAACAGGAGGATATTCAAAGTGCGTTGCGTTATCTGCAGGCCAGAGATTTGGGAACAGAGGTGATTGGCTATGTCACAAGACATGCTTATGCTGCTGGTTGA
- a CDS encoding methionine ABC transporter permease yields MSQDMLMLLVEACGETVYMVAVSALVSALLGIPLGVILVITGKGHIKENLVFNQTLGAIVNAARSTPFIILMVAIIPFTRIIVGTSIGTNAAIVPLTIAAIPFVGRVVESALKEVDAGLVEAAQSMGASPRQIILKVLIPEALPSILLGLTLMVISLIGYSAMAGAIGGGGLGDLAIRYGYQRFRADVMLATVVILIALVQIVQSSGDYFAQRLNKR; encoded by the coding sequence ATGTCACAAGACATGCTTATGCTGCTGGTTGAGGCTTGCGGGGAAACCGTCTATATGGTAGCTGTTTCAGCCCTGGTCTCCGCCTTGCTGGGAATCCCGCTTGGCGTAATCCTGGTTATCACCGGCAAGGGCCACATAAAAGAGAACCTGGTATTTAATCAGACCTTAGGAGCAATCGTTAATGCTGCCAGGTCAACGCCGTTTATTATTTTAATGGTCGCTATTATACCTTTTACCAGGATTATTGTTGGTACTTCAATCGGCACCAATGCGGCGATTGTACCCCTCACAATTGCAGCAATTCCCTTTGTCGGCCGCGTTGTCGAGTCGGCCCTCAAGGAAGTGGATGCCGGGCTGGTCGAAGCCGCACAGTCAATGGGGGCATCGCCCCGGCAGATTATCCTGAAGGTACTTATTCCGGAAGCCCTGCCGTCTATACTATTGGGACTGACATTAATGGTGATCAGTTTAATTGGTTACTCGGCCATGGCTGGTGCCATTGGCGGCGGTGGCCTGGGAGACCTGGCGATCCGCTATGGTTATCAACGCTTTAGAGCAGATGTCATGCTGGCAACGGTCGTTATTCTGATTGCGCTGGTACAGATCGTCCAGTCCAGTGGTGACTATTTTGCCCAGAGACTTAACAAACGCTAG